Part of the Kushneria marisflavi genome, GATCACGACGCCATAGTCGCTGCGCGCCCGTCCGGGTGAAACATGACCGCACAGGACATCCTTGAGCACCCGCTCCGGCTCGCGCGCCAGCGGATCGCCATAGCCACCGGCACCGCAGCCTTCCAGCCGAATGACGTCGCCAGGACGACAATGCACGATATCGCTGTTGCCAAGCGCCTCGGCCTCGGGGGTGTCCGGATTGCGCGTGAATTTCGCCGTGGCACCGGCCTGCCCGCCCTGAAGGCCCCAGGAAGCGAAATTCGTACGATCGCGATTGCGCGCGGTCACCATGGTGCCAGGCGAGAAGACCTGAAACTCCATGCAAAGCCCCAGCCCGCCGCGATGGCGGCCGGGACCGCCGGTATCCGGTACCAGGCAGTAGCGTCGCATCAAAATGGGCACTTCGGCCTCGTTGATCTCTACCGGCGTATTGCGCAAAAAGGCCACGTTGGCGCCGGACCCGTCGCTACCGTCGCCCATGGGCATGCCACCGGCGCCCCCCCCAACAGGGCCCAGAGAGGCCATCAGCATGCGTCCTTCGCTGTCCATGGTCTTGACGCTCATGATCGCAAGGCCTGCCGCCGCACAGGCCGGCAGCCGATCAGGAATGGCACGCGAAAAGGCGCCGAAGGTCAGCACGTGAGTCAGCTTGCAGGTCAGGCTGCGCATGCCCACGGCCGCCGGCGCCACGGCATTGACCACGCTGCCTTCGGGCAGCACGCAGCGCACCGGTCGATCGAGCCCGGCATTGAGCAAAATGTCATCTCGCAGGGTGTAGAGCACGTAGTGATATCCCACCAGTGCCAGCGCGTGGCGCACCATGCCGCCGGTGGGCATGTTGAGCGATGAGGCCAGCTGCGGGTCACTGCCGGTATAGTCAAGAACGGCCTCTTCACCACGAATCTGCAGATTGAGCGCCAGCCGCATCGGCTTGCCCGCCACGCTGTCCTCGTCGGCATATTCGGCGAAGAAATAGTCGCCGTCAGGAATGGTGGCGATCACCTGTCGCGCCTGCTGCTCGGCATGATCCAGCAGGGTCTCCATGCCGACTCCGAAGTCGTCCGGACCAAAGCGTTCGATGATTTCCAGTACGCGCTTTTCGCCATTGTGCAGCATCGCAATCTGCGCCATGAGATCGCCGCGGTTCTGTGCCGGCGCTCGCACGTTGGCCGCCATGATATCGATCAGCGATTCATCAAGGACGCCTTCCCGTACGATTTTGACCGGCGGAAAGCGGATACCCTCCTGCTCGATCTCGGTCAGAGTACGCGACAGCGATGCCGGAACAGCGCCACCCATGTCGGTATTGTGAATGTGTCCGCCAACAAAGCAGATCAGTACGCCCTGGTAAAACACCGGCTTCCACATCACGATGTCGGGCGTATGCGTGGCCACATGGCCGCTGTAGGCATCGTTGGTCATGGCGATATCGCCGGGACGATAGTCCTCGATCATCGAGAGCACCGGCCCGTAGTCGAGACCGATATACCAGGTGGCGCCCAGCGTACGGGGCGAGGCAAAGGCCAGCCCTTCAGGCGTGATCAGCGCACAGGAAAAGTCCTCGGTTTCCTTGATGAAGGTCGAGTGCGCCGTCCGCACCAGGGTGTAGGCCATGCTTTCGGCCGCCGCCACACAGTAGTTGGCAAATATCTGCACCACAGCGTTATTAAAGGCCATTGCGGTTCTCCCCATTGGTGGCGGCGATATTGATCAGATGCAGGTTTCCCCGGTCGTCCACGCGAACCGAAAATCCGGGTAAAACACTGGTGGTCGTGTCGTCCTGCGCCACGATGGCAGGGCCATCGAAGCGGTGGCCGGCGCGCAGATCGGCGCGGCGATACAGCGCCACACGCCGATGGGACCCATCCATCCAGGCATGAACATGATCGCAGGGGCGGGCCGCTTCCCGGGCAGTGTCGATGGCTTTCAACACGGGCTGTGGCGTGGGTACGGTTGCAATCAGACGCAGCGACACCACCTGGATGTCGGCGTGCTCGTCGCGATAGTGATAAAGACGCTCGTGCTCTCGATGGAAGGCCCCGCGCAGCGCCGCCAGATGCCCCTGCCGAACATCCGAGGCCGCCAGCGACGTTTCGATCTCGAAGGACTGCCCCTTGTAGCGCATCTCGGCCGAGAGCGTCAGCCGGGGTTCGGCGGTGTCACCGGCCTCCTCCCGAATCCAGTCGCGTGCCTCACGCTCCAGTGCGGCCCGATCCTGTTCCAGCCGGTCCAGCGTCGCCGGCGTCAGGTCATACCAGGTGATGCGTACGAAGTCGTTGCGGGTGTCCGCGATCAGACCGCCCAGCGCACTGAGCACGCCGGGGGTCGTGGGCACCACGATGGTTGGCATGTGAAGGGTGCGTGCCAGATAGCAGGCCAGCATCGGCCCGGCCCCGCCAAAGGGCATCAGAGAGAATTGACGTGGGTCTATGCCAAAGCGCGAGACCAGGCGACTGATGCCGGCATACATGCCCGAGATGGCGACATTGACGATGGCCTCGGCCGTAGCCTCTACCGCCTGCCCCAACGATTCAGCCAGCGGCGCGATCGCCCGACGGGCGGCCTCGACGTCGGGCCTGACGGTGTCATATCCCAGTGGCGACTGCCCCAGGATGCCCATGACGGCAAAGGCGTCGGTAATGGTGGGATCGCTCCCGCCACGCCCGTAGCATACCGGTCCGGGGGTCGAGCCGGCGCTTTCGGGCCCTACCTTGAGCACACCCAGCGAATCGACGCTGGCAATCGAACCGCCGCCGTCACCGATCGAAGTCACCGATACCGATGGAATATGGATCTGGTAATCGCCGATATATTCACCGGTCGCGTAGCGCGGTTCCCCATCCACGATCAGGGCAACATCTGCCGTGGTGCCGCCAATGTCCAGACTCATGACATTGTCGATACCGCACAGTCCCGCCATCCAGGCAGCCCCAATGACCCCGGAGGCCGTACCGGACAGGATCATCTGCACACAGTCGGTCTTGCCGCGCTCGGCGCTCATGATGCCGCCGTTGGATTTGGTCACCTGCAGGGGCGCCGTCACCCCGGTCTCGATCAGGGCCTTTTGAAGCGCCCCCAGATAGTGGGACACCCGAGGCTGCACATAGCCGCCTATCACGGCCGTCATCGTGCGCTCATATTCACGAATGGTCGGCCAGACGTCGCTGGCACAGGAGACAAAAAATCCCGGCATCGCCGCCTCGATCCGTTCGCGAACACGATGCTCATGAGCCGAATTGCGGTAGGCGTGCAAAAGCGAAATCACCACGCCCTCACAGCCGGTCCGCTCAAGCCCTCGAATGGCCGCAGTAATGCTGTCTTCATCGAGGGGAGCGATTTCCTCGCCCTGAGCGTTGATACGTCCGTCAATGCCAAAGGTACAGTGTCGATCAATCAGGGGTGCCGGACGCACCGACATCAGGTGATACATGTCCGGGGTCTTGAGACGGGCGAGATTGAGCACGTCCTCAAAGTGGCGATTGGTGATCAGCCCCAGGCGAATGCCGCGTCGCTGAACCACCGCATTGACGCCAACGGTGGTGCCGTGGGTGAAATGCACCACCTCGGCCGGATCGATCCCGTAGCGCTGCGACAGCATCTGCATCCCGCTGATGACCTCACTGCCGGGGCTGTCGGGTCGGGAAAAGACCTTGAGACTTTCAAGCGTACCGGTCTCGTCGTCGAGCACGGCGAAATCCGTGAACGATCCACCGATATCCACTCCAATACGAAGGCCCATGGGCGGCATACTCCTGCTTTCGTGTGCTTGTTGTTGTGGCGAACATTTTGTCGTGGCGAACATTGCTTTCAGGCGTCATGAGGCCCGCGAGCCGGGGTCGACGGCAGCGCATTGTGCCTGCGGCGCTCACGCTGGCGATCACGCCGATCGCGCCACTGGTAGTAGCTGCCCAGCACCGGCATGAACCACGGTCGGCCGTGATAGAGCGGATGACCGGGCAAGGGGGTGCCAAAGGCACTACGCTCGAGCGGCTCATCCTCGATGAGATGACGCGCCAGCCGATGGCCCAGCCAGCTCATCGTAGTGATCCCGCTGCCGTTGCAGCCCAGCGCGTAGTAGCACTCGGATGCCGTCTGACCGATATGTGGCAGGGCATCAAGCGTGACGGCCACACGTCCGCCCCAGCTGTGGCTGACCGGAACATCACGCAACCGGGGAAAGCGCGCCACCATCTGCTGATGTAGCACGCGGGCACTCTGGCGCCGATCAAGGGGATAAAAGCGTGCTCGCCCGCCAAACAGGAAGCGCTGGCCGTCCGGAGAGTAGCGATAGTAGGTGGTGACACGGCCGCTATCGGCCACGCTGCGCCCCCGGGGGATCAGGTCGCGCTGCAGCGATTCGGGCAGGACCCGGGTCGCAATCTGGTGAGAGACCACCGGCACGATGCCACGGCGCAGCGCGGGTGACAGCGCTCCGGTATAGCCGTTGGTCGCGATAATGATGCGTGCCGCGTTCAGGCAACCGCGCGCGGTGGTCACTTGATAATGCGCGCCCTCCCGCGTGATGTCGGTGACCGGCGCCTGGCTGCACACTCGGACACCGGCCGCCAGTGCGGCCGCCAGCAGCCCGGCATAATATTTTGCCGGATGCAGCTGCCCGGCCCCTCGAATCAGCGCGCCGCCCACGTAAGCGTCGGTGGCCAGCTCTTCTCTGAGCGCCTCGCGCGACAGGATGACAACATCGGAATCCGTGAAGGCATTGAGCAGTTCGACACGGCCCTGCCACTTTCTCAAATGCTCCATGGTCCAGGCTGGTGCCAGGCGTCCCGCACGACGGTAATCACATTTGATGCCTTCCCTGTTGATCAGGGTTTCAAGAAATCGATAGCTGGCGGCGGCTTCCTTCAGGCGCGACTCAAGGCGTACCGGGTCGTGGGTTGATCCGGCCTTCATGCGCTTGCCGATATTGACGCCTCCCGTCACCTGACCACCGCTTAGCGTGCTGGCACCGCATCCGGGCAGCCCCGCCTCAAGGACGGTGACCATTTCTCCGCTGCGTGCCAGTTCAAGCGCACAGCACAATCCGGCGTAGCCTGCCCCGACAATGGCCGTATGTGTTTCACGTGAAACATCCATTGGGTCATGGTCATGGGGTTGCCATGCCTCCCACCAATAGGGCGTCTCGCGAAAGTCATCGGCCAGAAAGGAGTGCCTTGATGCCATCTTCTGCTCCCGAATACCGCATCTGAACAGCAAATGAAGAAGACGCCCCGGACCATGCCACAATGTGGAACGCCATGCCATATATAAACGCTACACCGGTCTTTCACAACTGGCAACTGCTTTTGCGTCTCAAGGCGGGGATGGGACGAACGAACGACAAGCCGATACACTGTGCTCCTGTTTCGGGACGTGAGCCGCCAATGAAGAGCCTTTTGAAAAGCCTGGAAATACTGGAAGCGGTCGCCGAGCACCAGCCGGTCAGCGTGGGCGAACTGGCCAAACGGCTGGCGCTGCCCAAATCGACCGTACAGCGCGTGCTGTTGACCTTTCATGAGGCGGGCTGGCTGCGCCAGCGCCGGGGGGACATGACCCGCTGGGAGATCGGCTCGCGCGTTCTGGGCGTCCGCCCACCCGAGCTCAACGGTGGGAGGCTCTACGCGGCCGCTCGCGAACCCATGCGAGCACTTCGCGACGCCACCAACGAGACCGTCCATCTGTCGATTCCCGACGGCATTAATAACGTGGTTCTGATCGACCGCGCAGACTGCGATCAGAATGTGCGCACCTTCAGCCCGCTGGGGGATGCCGCGCCCTTTCACGCCACTGCCAACGGCATGGCCATCATGGCATGGCTCGAGCCGTCGGAAATCGAGGCCATCATTGCCCGCGGCCTGCCCGGCTTCACCGAGCACACCATTACCCGGGCCGACAGGCTGCGCGAGGAGCTCAGGGCCGTGCGTGAGCGAGGCTATTCGCTGAACCTGTCGCACTACCGACCGGCCATCTGTGCCATCGGCGCCGCCATTCTGGATGCCGAAAGGCGTCCGGTAGGCAGCGTTTGTATCTCCATGCCGCAATCGCGCTACCAGCCCGAGAAGCTGGCGCAGTGGGGCCGGCAGGTGGCCGAGGCGGCTCACCGGATCAGCATGCAGCAACCCTTTGATCCCATCTGAGGCGACCGGCAGGGAAGCCCCCGGCCCTCGACGGCGGTTTCAACCACGACGAATCGTTTGAATCTGTTGCTTGAATCTATCGATATAAAAAAGCGCCCGCTCGATGTCTCGAGCGGGCGCTTTGGGAAGGCACCATCAGCCGGATTACTTCATCGGCGGTGGCCCGAGCTCTTTCATCAGCTCCGAGAGCTTCACATAGGCGCGGTTACGCCAGGCAATCAGATCCGGAATGCGCTCGGCCGGTACGTCGGTGAACCCGCCGCCGCTCTTGGTCCCCAGCTTGCCCTGATCGATCAGCGAACTCAGTACCTCGGGCGTGGCGAAGCGCTCGGGGAAGTCGGTCTGCAACGACTGATAGCAGAAGTTGTAGACATCGAGCCCGGCCATGTCGGCAATCGCAAACGGACCGAAAAACGGCAGACGGAAGCCGAACGTCGTGCGTACCAGCGTATCGATGTCCTCGGGGCTGGCCACGCCCTCTTCCAGCAGCTGGGTGGCCTCGTGAAACAGGGCGTACTGCAGGCGGTTGAGCACAAAGCCGGTCACGTCCTTGACCGTGGCCGTTTCCTTGCCGGTTTCGTGCACAATCGCGCAGGCACGCTCGACGACCTCCGGGTCGGTGCCTTCATGCGGGATGATCTCGACACCCGGCACGAACGGTGACGGATTGGAGAAGTGTACCCCCAGAAAACGCTCCGGGTGGGTGACCGCTTCGGACAGTTTGGCGATCGAGATGGTCGAGGTATTGGTGGCGATGATCGCATCCGGACGCGCTGCTGCGCTGACGCGCTTGAAGATATCGTGCTTGATATCGATCTTCTCGGGCACGGCCTCTTCGATGAAATCGGCATCGCGCACCGCATCCTCGATCGACTCGGCGACCTTCACCTGACGTTCGATGCGCTCGACGGCGTCACTCGGAAACAGGCCGTCGGCGACGAATTTACGGGTTTCCTCGATCAGACGCTCGCGGTTGGCCTGGGTCACCTCGAGCGAGACATCGCTGATCAGAACCTCGGCACCGGCCAGCGCCATGACCTGAGCGATACCGCCGCCCATATATCCCGAGCCGACAATGGCAATCTTGCGTGTCATGAACCTTTACTCCCTATAGACATGGTGTCTCATACCGCGGTCATGGCTCTCAGCCCTGACGAACCCGGCTTTTGCCAAGGGCATAGTCCGACGTGCGGGGCAGAATCTTCTCGCGCAGATACTGCTGATTGGTGCTGGACACGCTCAGGCCATCGCCGCCGTAGTGCTCGGTGCAGATCATGCCCTGATAGCCGTTGGCGATCGCAATCTCGATCGACTTGCGATAGTTGATCAGTCCGAGCTCCAGCGAGGTGGGCATGGCCACATAGTGATCACGCGACACATCCTCATCGCGCATGTAGTTCTTCACATGCCAGTAGTTGGCGTAAGGCAGGGTCTTTTCCATGATCTCGAGCCAGGACTCGATCGGGCGATGCAGGCGCACCAGGTTGCCCACGTCCGGGTTGATACCAACGTTGTCCAGGCCGATGTCCTTGACCAGCGCCACGGTGGAGTCGGCCGTGCCGATATAGGTGTCCTCATACATCTCAAGCGATACCAGAAGGCCAAGCTCCTCGGCGTGCCGGCCCAGCTCCTGAAGACGCTTGACCGTCAGGTTCCACATGTCCCGATCGCCTTCCGGTGACTTGTAGCCCTCGACCGTCCAGAACCACAGCTGTCGTTGCTGCTCGGGCGTCAGCGCCTGGTGCAGGCCTACCGAGACCACGCGAGCGCCCATGGCGGCCGCGGCTTCCAGCGTGCGGTGGGTATAGGCCAGATTTTCCTCGCCATGCTCGGCGTCAATGACGCTGCGGCGCACGGCCGAAATGGCCGGCAGACCCACACCGGCCTCTTTGGCAGTTCGCACCAGCTCATCAAGACGCTGGGTCGACAAATCGCCTGGCTTGATCCAGTTATCGAAGAGATCGACATTGGTAAAGCCTGCCCCACGAATCTCATCAAAGACACCGCGCCAGTGAGAGGCATCGGCCTCGTTGACGCTGCGCCCCTGAGCATCGACGCCCGGAAAGGGCAGCGTGGCGGCCGTAATCGGCCAGTTGTCAGCGGTATAAGGCATGAAAACATCTCCTTTTAAGGGGCTTGCAAGGGGTGTGTATCAGGACCCGGCGGTCTTTTTGGCGCGGGCCCGTGGATAAAGCATGACGTCCTAGGTGATCAGGGCGAACAACACCCAGACCAGCGCAAAGGCCATCAGGGAAATGCCGGTCGACATCACCGTCCAGGTCCGCAACATGGTGCGGGTCTCGACCTGCAGAAACCGACCAACCAGCCAGAAGCCCGAGTCGTTGACGTGAGAGTAGCCAATGGCACCGGCCACGATCGCCGTGGTGATACAGGCCACCGGCATGCCGGCCAGCTCCGGCTGGGCCAGTACAGCAGGCGCCATAATGCCGGCGGCGGTGGTACCGGCCACGGTGGCCGATCCCTGAGCGACGCGAATGACCGAGGCGATGAGATAACCGGCCAGAATCAACGGCATGCCGATCGCATCCAGACTGGCCGCCAGCGCATTACCGATCCCGCTGGCGGTCAGCACCCCACCGAACATGCCGCCGGCGCCGGTGATCAGAATGATGGTGCACACCGGTGCCAGCGCACGCTCGATGATGTCGTTGATGGCATCCATCGGTGACGTGAGCCCGCGGCGAAAGATCAAAAGCCACATGGCCACACAGGTACTGATCAGAAGCGCAATCGGGGTTTCGCCAATGACAATGAAGCTGTCCAGCAGCGCATTGCCCTCCGGCAGGGTGCCGGCCGAGATCAGCGTCGAGATGCCGGTGTTCATGAAGATCAGTACCAGCGGCAGCAGCAGCACCAGCAGCACGGTGCCAAAGGCGGGCGGTGGCGCACCGTCGTCTTCCTCACCGCCCATGACGTCGGGCACTGACTGAAACGGCGTTCGGTTGGACAGCCAAAGGGCGAGCCGATACCCCATGACATACCAGGTGGGCAGGCCGACCAGCAGACCGACAAACAGCACCAGACCAATGTCGGCATGCAGAAAGACCGCAGCGGCCACCGGCCCCGGATGGGGCGGCATCAGGGCATGCATGACCAGCGCCGAACCGGCCACCGGCAGACCGTAGAGCAGAAGCGACCCCTTGAGCTCACGAGCGACGGCAAAGATGATCGGCAGCATCACCACATAGGCGGCATCGAGAAAGATCGGGAAGCAGAACAGCAGTGCCGCGATCGAAAGTCCGAGCGGTGCCCGTTCGCGCCCGCACAGGCGGATCAGGGTATCGGAGAGCACTCTTGCCCCACCGGACACGGCCACGATTCGTCCGAGTACGGCACCAAAGCCAATCAGAAGGGCCACATTGCCCAGGGTCTTGCCAAAGCCGCCGGTCAGGGTCGAGATCAGATCACTGACGCCGATGCCGGTGGCCAGCGCCGTACCAATGCTGACCATGACCAGCGCAAAAAAGGGATGGAGACGCACACGAATGATCAGCAGCAGCAAAATGGCGATGGCCACCGCCGAAATCATGAGCAAAAGGGGTGTGGATAACGCAGCTTCGGTGGCACTGGGCATAACCGACTCCGGATCAGGCCATGACGTTCAAGCGCCTTGATACGCCATTGGTCGCAAAATGCCTTACATGGCTGTAAGTCCAATACCGCAGACGATATCTTTTCCGGGCAATACCCTACCAATGCCGGTCATGCCGCATATTGATGACCATTTTGATATCAATTTGATAACGAGCCACGCCTCATGGGGACTCTGCCGGAAGACTGGTTTTTCAGGTCAAGACTAAAGTTGCGTCATCTGCAGCTGTTCGTGGCCCTTGGCGAGCAGGGCAATCTGCACCGCAGCGCCGAAATGCTGGGCATCAGCCAGCCGGCGGCTTCGAGGCTTCTGATCGAGCTGGAGGAGCGACTGGGCACGGCGCTATTCGAACGCCACGGCCGCGGGCTCTCCCCCAACCTCTACGGCGAGCTGATGATTCGTCGTGCCCGAACCATCATCGACGAGCTCGAGCGCGCCGGCGAGGAGTTCAACGCCATCCGCGCCGGCCATGCCGGGCTGGTCCGGGTCGGCACGGTCATGGAGCCGGCCGTGGCGCTCCTGACCCGCGCCATCGAGCAGATGCACAGCGAACGACCCAACCTTCGCATCAATGTCAATGTCGATGTCAGTCGCGCGTTAATCTCGGGTTTGATGGACGGTCATTACAATTTTGTGATCTCTCGGATTCCGGCCGGCTTTTCCGGCGAGCACTTCGTGTTCGAGGAGATCGGCGAGGAAGAGATCTGTTTCATCTGCAGCCGATCACATCCGCTGGCCGAGCAGCCGGTACCGGCGCTGTCGGCCATGGTCGACTATCCCTGGGCACTACAACCGCCCGGTACCCTGATGCGTCAGCGCGTCGATGACCTGCTGCGTCATCGCGGGCTCGAGCCGCCCCACTGGATCGTCGACACCTCGGATCTGACCACCTCGCTGGCCCTGGTCAATGCCTCCTCGTTTCTGACGGTGGCCACCCGAGGCGTGGCAGAGCTGCTATGCGACCCGCAGCGCTTTCGCATCATCTCGTCGTCCACGCGTCTGAGCGTGCAGCCCTATGGACTTGTCAGCCTGCGTCGCCAGCAGCTGCCGCCGGGGGTTGCCGCCATGATGCGCCTCTTGCGTCAGCTGATTCGCCAGCCTTCGCCCATCTAGCGCCCCAGAGCGGCGAGCGCGTGGCCGCTGACGATCAAAGTCGTTACTCTGAGGGGCTCTCCCCTGCTGACCGGAAGATTGATCATGACCACGCTTGCCCGCCGTATGGATACGATAGCCCCCTCGGCCACCATCGAAATCTCGCGCCGCGCCGCCGAGATGCGCCGTGAGGGGCTTGATATCATCTCCCTGTCCCAGGGCGAGCCCGATTTTGATACACCGCCCCACATCGCCCATGCCGGCAAGCGCGCCATTGATGAGGGCCAGACCCGCTATACCGATGTCGATGGCACTCTGGAGCTCAAGCAGGCGATCGTGGCCAAGTTCGAGCGCGACAACGCGCTGCACTACGCCACCGATCAGATCTCGGTCGGTACCGGCGGCAAGCAGGTCATTTTCAACGCCCTGTTCGCCCTGATCGATCCGGAAGACGAAGTGATCATCCCGGCCCCCTACTGGGTCTCCTATCCGGATATGGTACGCCTTGCCGGCGGCACGCCGGTCTGCCTCGAGTGTGACGTGTCGCAGGGGTTCAAGCTCACGGCCGAGCAGCTCGAGGCCGCCATCACCCCGAAAACAAAGTGCCTGATGCTCAATTCGCCCGCCAATCCGACCGGCGCCGGCTATCATCGCGAAGAGCTCGCGGCTCTGGGCGAGGTCCTGAAGCGTTATCCGCAGGTATTCGTGATCAGCGATGACATCTATGAATACCTGGCCTACGACGGCTGGGCATTCACCACGCTTGCTGCGGTGGTGCCCGAGCTTTTTGAGCGCGTTTTGACCGTCAACGGCGTCTCCAAGGGCTATGCCATGACCGGCTGGCGCATCGGCTTCGGCGGCGGTCCGAAGGACCTGATTCGTGCCATGGCGAAGCTGCAGGGACAGATGACCACCAACCCCAGCGCCATCTCCCAGGCCGCCGCGGTAGAAGCGCTCAACGGCCCCCGCGACTTTCTGGTGGAGCATCTCGAGATCTTTCGCCAGCGTCGTGACATGTGCATGGCGGCCCTCAATGCCATTGATGGGTTATCGTGTCGTGCCCCCGAAGGCGCGTTCTATCTGTTCATCAGCTGTCAGGGACTGATCAATCGCAGGACGCCGGCGGGCGAGGTGCTTGAACGCGATGTCGACGTTGCCCGCTTTCTGCTCGACACCGCGAATGTGGCCGTGGTGCCGGGCACGGCCTTTGGCATGGCGCCCTGGTTTCGTATCTCCTTTGCCGCCGCCACCGAACGCCTCGGCGAGGCGTGTGAGCGCATTGCTCAGGCCTGCAGCACGCTGACCGCCTGACGCTCACCACGCCAGGCGCGCCTCGTGACAGCAGGGCACCGGCCTTTACGGCCGGCGCCCGGTTGATAGTGATTCTCAATTCGCCATAATGGCGGGGTTCTTTCCCAACCGATTACTCAGGGCGACCACGCTTCATGGTAT contains:
- a CDS encoding LysR family transcriptional regulator yields the protein MRHLQLFVALGEQGNLHRSAEMLGISQPAASRLLIELEERLGTALFERHGRGLSPNLYGELMIRRARTIIDELERAGEEFNAIRAGHAGLVRVGTVMEPAVALLTRAIEQMHSERPNLRINVNVDVSRALISGLMDGHYNFVISRIPAGFSGEHFVFEEIGEEEICFICSRSHPLAEQPVPALSAMVDYPWALQPPGTLMRQRVDDLLRHRGLEPPHWIVDTSDLTTSLALVNASSFLTVATRGVAELLCDPQRFRIISSSTRLSVQPYGLVSLRRQQLPPGVAAMMRLLRQLIRQPSPI
- a CDS encoding pyridoxal phosphate-dependent aminotransferase, which produces MTTLARRMDTIAPSATIEISRRAAEMRREGLDIISLSQGEPDFDTPPHIAHAGKRAIDEGQTRYTDVDGTLELKQAIVAKFERDNALHYATDQISVGTGGKQVIFNALFALIDPEDEVIIPAPYWVSYPDMVRLAGGTPVCLECDVSQGFKLTAEQLEAAITPKTKCLMLNSPANPTGAGYHREELAALGEVLKRYPQVFVISDDIYEYLAYDGWAFTTLAAVVPELFERVLTVNGVSKGYAMTGWRIGFGGGPKDLIRAMAKLQGQMTTNPSAISQAAAVEALNGPRDFLVEHLEIFRQRRDMCMAALNAIDGLSCRAPEGAFYLFISCQGLINRRTPAGEVLERDVDVARFLLDTANVAVVPGTAFGMAPWFRISFAAATERLGEACERIAQACSTLTA